The proteins below are encoded in one region of Acidobacteriota bacterium:
- a CDS encoding type II toxin-antitoxin system VapC family toxin: MTQTFVADASVAIAWVHPAQATRETEAMLDAIADGATLEVPALWPLEVANALLVLVRRRKLNENERLAALGWLRGLRVRIDHEASSLAWSRLSELAAAHGLSVHDAAYLELAERRCLPLGCKDGPLRLAASRAGVGVWR; encoded by the coding sequence GTGACGCAGACATTCGTCGCAGACGCCTCGGTGGCGATCGCGTGGGTGCATCCCGCGCAGGCGACGAGGGAGACCGAGGCGATGCTCGACGCCATCGCCGACGGCGCCACGCTGGAAGTCCCCGCTCTCTGGCCGCTCGAGGTCGCCAACGCCCTCCTCGTGCTGGTTCGCCGCCGCAAGCTCAACGAGAACGAGCGACTGGCGGCGCTCGGATGGCTTCGTGGCCTCCGTGTGCGGATCGACCACGAGGCGTCGTCGCTCGCGTGGTCGAGACTGTCGGAGCTGGCCGCAGCCCACGGCCTGTCGGTGCACGACGCCGCGTATCTCGAGCTGGCCGAGCGCCGCTGCCTGCCCCTGGGGTGCAAGGATGGCCCCTTGCGACTGGCCGCCTCCAGAGCCGGCGTTGGCGTCTGGCGGTGA
- a CDS encoding PD40 domain-containing protein, translated as MTSWVRHLLVLSGLVLGLVSSAAAIDVTDTRLLSQPAVSARHLAFIYAGDLYVSDLAGHAVRRLTSDEGIERNPAFSPDGSRIAFSAEYDGNVDVFVVPVEGGVPTRLTWHPGPDLVQGFTPDGTRVLFTSPRAVFTNRYTQLFTVPVDGGLEEALPVPNAASAAYSRTGDRLAYNPYAPAHLQWKRYRGGTTAEVVIYDVKTHATAKVQQPPSRANDVDPRWMNDVVYFRSDRAGEFNLFAFDPASRQVTELTTHDDFPVLSFGAAAGRIVYEQAGYLHLYEVATRTTRRLTIGVVSDLVDRRPRFVKGAQWIRSMSVSPSGKRAAFEFRGEIVTVPAEKGHPRVITNTPGAHERAPAWSPDGTSIAYLSDASGEYALHVAPQDGAGDVRRIALAGSGFYDRPMWSPDSARIALRDNGRSVYVVEVASGRIDTVATEPLYRPGAFADSSYRWSPDSKWLVYTLYSRAQIQSAHLYSIDQRRSFPLTDGLSDVSEPVFDPNGKYLYLLASTDAGPVRDWFSQSSADMRATRAIYLVVLAKGEASPLAAESDEEGGASDDEKAGDARSAKADAAKKPEAVSVRIDVDGLSTRIVALPVPAADYRSLQVGETGKVHVLRTADEETTLRWFDLKTRKMETLAGPVYDYVISADGKTLLYRHDEQFAIVPTAKKAEGTSGRLDVASIEVRIDPPAEWAQMFDEAWRINRDYFYATNMHGADWPAMKTKYAPFVPALAHRIDLVRVIQWMLSELAVGHSYGGGGDPRRRPETVPGGLLGADYEVANGRYRFEKVYGGLNWTPTLRSPLTEPGVDVVAGEYLLAVHGVDLRPPTNLHSLFENTANRQVRITVGPNPDGAGSRTVTVVPLGNEAALRNRDWVEGNLRKVTEATNGRVAYVYVPNTAGLGHEYFKRYFFPQTDREAIIVDERFNGGGLVADYYIDLLRRPLIAYWATRHGEPIRTPSAMIPGPKVMIADETAGSGGDLLPWMFRKFGLGPIVGQRTWGGLVGILGFPVLMDGGSVTAPNLAIFTEDGWIVENEGVPPDIEVEQTPAEVIAGRDPQLERAIAVVMEALEKQPVRVPARPADPVR; from the coding sequence ATGACTTCATGGGTCCGCCATCTCCTCGTCCTGTCGGGTCTCGTGCTGGGTCTCGTGTCGTCCGCCGCGGCCATCGACGTCACCGACACCCGCCTGCTCTCGCAGCCCGCCGTCAGCGCCCGGCACCTCGCCTTCATCTACGCCGGCGACCTCTACGTCAGCGACCTCGCCGGCCACGCGGTGCGTCGCCTGACGAGCGACGAGGGCATCGAGCGCAACCCGGCGTTCTCGCCCGATGGGTCGCGCATCGCGTTCAGCGCGGAGTACGACGGCAACGTCGACGTGTTCGTCGTGCCCGTCGAGGGCGGCGTGCCGACGCGGCTCACGTGGCACCCCGGGCCCGACCTCGTCCAGGGTTTCACGCCAGACGGCACGCGCGTGCTGTTCACGTCGCCGCGCGCGGTGTTCACGAACCGCTACACGCAGCTCTTCACGGTCCCGGTCGATGGCGGCCTCGAAGAGGCGCTGCCGGTGCCCAACGCGGCGAGCGCCGCGTACTCACGGACCGGCGATCGGCTGGCCTACAACCCGTACGCTCCCGCGCACCTGCAGTGGAAACGCTACCGCGGGGGGACGACGGCCGAGGTCGTGATCTACGACGTGAAGACGCACGCGACGGCCAAGGTCCAGCAGCCGCCCTCGCGGGCCAACGACGTCGACCCGCGGTGGATGAACGATGTCGTCTATTTCCGGTCGGACCGGGCCGGCGAGTTCAATCTCTTCGCCTTCGACCCGGCGAGCCGGCAGGTCACCGAGCTCACGACCCACGACGACTTCCCCGTGCTGTCGTTCGGCGCCGCAGCCGGGCGCATCGTCTACGAGCAGGCCGGCTACCTGCACCTGTACGAGGTGGCCACGAGGACCACGCGGCGGCTGACCATTGGTGTCGTGTCGGACCTCGTCGATCGGCGCCCGCGGTTCGTCAAAGGGGCGCAGTGGATCCGGAGCATGAGCGTGTCTCCGTCGGGCAAGCGGGCGGCGTTCGAGTTCCGCGGCGAGATCGTGACGGTGCCGGCCGAGAAGGGTCACCCCCGGGTGATCACGAACACGCCAGGCGCACACGAGCGCGCCCCAGCCTGGTCGCCAGACGGCACGTCGATCGCGTACCTCTCGGACGCGTCGGGTGAGTACGCGCTCCACGTGGCGCCGCAGGATGGCGCTGGTGACGTGCGGCGCATCGCACTCGCCGGCAGCGGGTTCTACGACCGGCCGATGTGGTCGCCCGACTCGGCGCGGATCGCCCTGCGCGACAACGGCCGCAGCGTGTACGTCGTGGAGGTCGCGTCGGGCAGGATCGACACCGTGGCGACCGAGCCGCTGTACCGGCCCGGTGCGTTCGCCGACAGCAGCTACCGCTGGTCGCCCGATTCGAAGTGGCTCGTGTACACGCTCTACAGTCGCGCGCAGATCCAGTCGGCTCACCTCTACTCGATCGACCAGCGTCGATCGTTCCCGCTCACCGACGGGCTGAGCGATGTCAGCGAGCCGGTCTTCGACCCGAACGGCAAGTACCTGTACCTGCTCGCGTCGACCGATGCCGGCCCCGTCCGCGACTGGTTCTCGCAGTCGAGCGCGGACATGCGCGCCACCCGGGCCATCTATCTCGTCGTGCTCGCGAAGGGTGAAGCCTCGCCGCTCGCGGCCGAGAGCGACGAGGAGGGAGGCGCCAGCGACGACGAGAAGGCGGGTGACGCGAGGAGCGCGAAGGCCGACGCCGCGAAGAAGCCCGAGGCCGTGTCCGTCCGGATCGATGTCGACGGACTGAGCACGCGGATCGTCGCGCTGCCCGTGCCGGCCGCCGACTACCGCAGCCTCCAGGTGGGCGAGACGGGGAAGGTCCACGTGCTGCGCACCGCGGACGAGGAGACGACGCTGCGGTGGTTCGACCTGAAGACGCGGAAGATGGAGACGCTCGCGGGCCCCGTGTACGACTACGTCATCTCGGCCGACGGCAAGACGCTGCTCTACAGGCATGACGAGCAGTTCGCGATCGTCCCGACGGCGAAGAAGGCCGAAGGCACGAGCGGACGCCTCGACGTCGCGTCAATCGAGGTGCGCATCGACCCGCCCGCCGAGTGGGCGCAGATGTTCGACGAGGCGTGGCGCATCAACCGCGACTACTTCTATGCCACCAACATGCACGGCGCCGACTGGCCCGCGATGAAGACGAAGTACGCGCCGTTCGTGCCGGCGCTCGCACACCGCATTGACCTCGTGCGCGTCATCCAGTGGATGCTGAGCGAACTGGCCGTGGGGCACTCCTACGGTGGAGGCGGCGACCCGCGGCGACGGCCCGAGACGGTGCCCGGCGGGCTGCTCGGCGCCGACTACGAGGTAGCCAACGGCCGCTATCGGTTCGAGAAGGTGTACGGCGGGCTGAACTGGACGCCAACGCTCCGCTCGCCGCTCACTGAGCCGGGTGTCGACGTGGTCGCCGGGGAGTACCTCCTGGCTGTCCACGGCGTCGACCTCCGCCCCCCGACGAACCTGCACAGCCTCTTCGAGAACACCGCGAACCGACAGGTGCGGATCACCGTGGGCCCGAACCCGGACGGTGCCGGGTCGCGCACCGTGACCGTGGTGCCGCTCGGCAATGAGGCCGCGTTGCGCAATCGCGACTGGGTCGAAGGCAACCTGCGCAAGGTGACCGAGGCCACCAACGGCCGCGTGGCCTACGTGTACGTGCCGAACACGGCGGGGCTCGGTCACGAGTACTTCAAGCGCTACTTCTTCCCGCAGACCGACCGCGAGGCCATCATCGTCGACGAGCGGTTCAACGGCGGCGGCCTCGTGGCCGACTACTACATCGACCTGCTGCGACGGCCCCTGATTGCGTACTGGGCGACGCGCCACGGCGAGCCCATTCGCACGCCGTCGGCGATGATTCCCGGGCCGAAGGTGATGATCGCCGACGAGACCGCCGGCTCTGGCGGCGACCTCCTGCCGTGGATGTTCCGGAAGTTCGGCCTCGGGCCCATCGTCGGCCAGCGCACGTGGGGCGGCCTCGTGGGCATCCTCGGGTTCCCGGTGCTGATGGACGGCGGCAGCGTGACGGCGCCGAATCTCGCCATCTTCACCGAGGACGGATGGATCGTCGAGAACGAGGGCGTGCCGCCCGACATCGAGGTCGAGCAGACGCCGGCCGAGGTCATCGCCGGGCGCGATCCACAACTCGAACGGGCGATTGCGGTCGTGATGGAGGCGCTCGAGAAACAGCCGGTACGGGTGCCCGCGCGGCCGGCCGATCCGGTGCGGTGA
- a CDS encoding type II toxin-antitoxin system prevent-host-death family antitoxin: MATVTAFEAKTRFGELLERVSRGEEVVITRHDKPVARLVPEGAPRVDEVRRSVAGLRELQQQIRRRSKATLSDREARSAIDRGRL; the protein is encoded by the coding sequence ATGGCTACGGTCACCGCATTCGAAGCGAAGACCCGCTTCGGCGAACTGCTGGAGCGCGTGTCGAGGGGCGAGGAGGTCGTCATCACCCGCCACGACAAGCCCGTGGCTCGTCTCGTCCCTGAAGGCGCGCCGCGTGTGGACGAGGTTCGGCGAAGCGTGGCGGGCCTGCGCGAGCTCCAGCAGCAGATTCGGCGACGATCGAAGGCCACACTGAGCGATCGCGAGGCGCGATCGGCCATCGACCGCGGGCGCCTGTGA